A region from the Benincasa hispida cultivar B227 chromosome 12, ASM972705v1, whole genome shotgun sequence genome encodes:
- the LOC120068433 gene encoding beta-amylase 1, chloroplastic-like, producing the protein MALSSMHQISTLFPAANCNNDHSSQSRVPAVTAAVRTVPAAAILRSRVSNREREEVIVSSLDRVRRSFSVSCRASTAAEVEVEEEKGGKRRGVPVFVMMPLDSVTMGNKVNRRKAMEVSFQAMKGAGVEGVMVDVWWGLVEKERSGEYNFGGYEELLGMAAKYGLKVQAVMSFHQCGGNVGDSCTIPLPRWVVEEMQKDPDLCYTDQWGRRNLEYVSLGCDNLPVLKGRAPVQCYVDFMRAFKQNFNHLLGNTIVEIQVGMGPAGELRYPSYPEQNGTWRFPGIGAFQCFDKYMLSSLKAAANAAGKPEWGLSGPTDAGHYNNWPEDTWFFKKEGGGWNSSYGEFFLSWYSQILLEHGDMILSHASSIFKPSNVKISVKIAGIHWHYGSRSHAPELTAGYYNTRYRDGYTPIARMLARHGAIFNFTCIEMHDHEQPQDAQCAPEKLVEQVRLATRKAQIPLAGENALPRYDEYAHEQIVRASSLEGDREMCAFTYLRMNTQLFEEENWRRFVGFVQKMKGGKMNGHRSWEEKKQQQVEKHVPNLQSRTNLFQRV; encoded by the exons ATGGCGCTCAGTTCAATGCATCAGATCAGCACTCTGTTTCCAGCGGCGAATTGCAACAACGATCATTCATCTCAATCGAGGGTTCCGGCGGTTACAGCGGCGGTGAGGACGGTCCCAGCGGCAGCGATTTTGCGATCTAGGGTTTCGAATCGAGAAAGAGAAGAGGTAATCGTATCATCATTGGACAGAGTCCGGCGGAGTTTCTCGGTGTCGTGTAGAGCTTCGACGGCGGCGGAGGTGGAGGTGGAGGAGGAGAAAGGAGGAAAAAGGAGAGGAGTGCCGGTGTTTGTGATGATGCCGTTGGATAGTGTGACGATGGGGAATAAGGTGAACCGGAGGAAGGCGATGGAGGTGAGTTTTCAGGCGATGAAAGGGGCGGGAGTGGAGGGAGTTATGGTGGATGTGTGGTGGGGATTGGTGGAGAAGGAGAGGTCCGGCGAGTATAACTTCGGCGGTTATGAAGAGCTTTTGGGTATGGCGGCGAAATACGGGCTGAAAGTTCAGGCCGTCATGTCGTTCCATCAATGTGGAGGGAACGTCGGCGATTCCTGCAC AATTCCATTACCGAGATGGGTGGTGGAGGAGATGCAGAAAGATCCGGACCTTTGCTACACAGATCAATGGGGGAGAAGGAACTTGGAATACGTATCTTTAGGATGCGATAATCTTCCTGTCTTAAAGGGCCGAGCTCCAGTTCAATGTTACGTCGATTTCATGCGTGCCTTCAAGCAAAACTTCAATCACCTCCTCGGCAACACCATCGTC GAAATACAAGTAGGAATGGGACCAGCTGGAGAGCTTCGTTATCCATCGTATCCAGAACAAAATGGCACATGGAGATTCCCAGGCATTGGAGCCTTCCAATGTTTTGACAAG TACATGCTAAGTAGCTTAAAAGCTGCAGCCAATGCAGCCGGGAAACCGGAATGGGGCTTGTCCGGCCCAACCGATGCCGGTCACTACAATAACTGGCCAGAGGACACCTGGTTCTTCAAGAAAGAAGGTGGAGGTTGGAATTCCTCTTATGGTGAATTCTTCCTCTCATGGTACTCCCAAATTCTCCTTGAACATGGGGATATGATACTTTCACATGCTTCCTCAATCTTCAAACCTTCTAACGTGAAGATCTCGGTGAAAATTGCCGGCATCCATTGGCATTATGGATCTCGGTCTCATGCCCCTGAGCTCACTGCAGGATACTACAACACACGGTACCGCGACGGTTACACACCAATCGCACGAATGTTGGCTCGCCATGGTGCCATCTTCAACTTCACTTGTATTGAAATGCATGACCATGAGCAGCCTCAGGATGCACAATGTGCTCCTGAGAAGCTTGTTGAACAAGTTCGGTTGGCAACTCGAAAGGCTCAAATCCCACTCGCAGGAGAAAATGCATTGCCACGATACGACGAGTATGCACACGAGCAAATCGTGAGGGCATCATCGTTGGAAGGCGATAGAGAGATGTGTGCATTTACATACTTGAGGATGAATACTCAGttgtttgaagaagaaaattggagaAGGTTTGTGGGATTTGTGCAGAAGATGAAAGGAGGGAAGATGAATGGCCATAGAAGTTGGGAAGAAAAGAAGCAGCAGCAAGTTGAAAAGCATGTGCCTAATCTACAAAGTCGGACTAATTTGTTCCAAAGAGTTTAG